A part of Amphiprion ocellaris isolate individual 3 ecotype Okinawa chromosome 16, ASM2253959v1, whole genome shotgun sequence genomic DNA contains:
- the zmp:0000000760 gene encoding collagen alpha-1(IX) chain: MPASKAMLVFAALLFIVGLVRCQKLPSFNLLEEFRVPESRGVRRVDGSQPEAVAYRVNPSIHLKRTMSDVYPDGLPSDYSIIATFKVTNDAAWTSWNLWQVSDPEGREQIGLRFQGDTRSLDFFYTSPHGSQMLRTFNGVEKLFDGQWHKLALSVKGSQVKLLVDCEEVRVESIDEPRPVIRRGYTSIVKRAARDRSASVDLQQMEVSCDPEQAYSEGCCELSNVCGGYAEIGLTAGRASCKCMHGQPGIQGPSGPKGHIGLPGKAGDAGRQGNWGIRGNTGDYGNVGESGPKGEEGIKGEKGMRGPWGQVGDRGPKGLKGLEGAAGFKGVRGPPGDIGETGEQGEIGATGDRGYEGIPGFQGVKGQKGAAGVVGQPGPRGKQGIVGDPGERGTSGEKGKPGIQGPVGRAGTIGAKGIIGDPGLPGRDGDPGIEAYQGPQGLSGKLGKLGAKGEKGTLGSAGEMGPQGRTGLRGYKGSAGKPGRPGFIGPPGPTGHVGVPGKPGTKGDTGIQGIKGVKSAQGEKGIKGPKGKVGDRGEQGPQGGRGKRGSAGPPGRSGPVGVKGVRGEGGPDGFQGPPGPPGPTLPAQHVIEVCNKVVLEQMSTFANSVKRTCAAVCPLYGDVPMGAPGPPGQKGPPGPPGDPGNDGADGEVGLPGFYGEAGEPGQQGETGDRGEQGDKGAKGHGLPGFTGDQGSKGQRGRTGRAFNGQPGKQGQRGHIGQPGLRGHPGLRGPPGVCVTSGCTQLNSTGGTPQPAPRRLRNRP; encoded by the exons atgccAGCCTCCAAAGCTATGCTGGTGTTTGCAGCACTCTTATTCATCGTGGGATTGGTCCGATGTCAAAAGCTGCCAA GTTTCAATCTGCTGGAGGAGTTTCGTGTGCCTGAGTCGAGGGGCGTGAGGAGAGTGGATGGTTCTCAACCTGAGGCAGTGGCCTACCGTGTGAACCCCTCCATCCATCTGAAGAGGACCATGAG CGATGTGTATCCAGATGGACTTCCCTCCGACTACTCCATCATTGCAACATTTAAGGTGACCAATGACGCTGCCTGGACGTCCTGGAACCTGTGGCAGGTCAGTGACCCGGAGGGACGAGAGCAGATTGGCCTGCGTTTCCAGGGTGATACACGCTCTTTAGACTTCTTCTACACCAGCCCCCATGGGAGCCAGATGCTGAGGACCTTTAACGGTGTGGAAAAGCTGTTTGATGGACAGTGGCACAAGCTGGCGCTGAGTGTGAAGGGCAGCCAGGTGAAGCTGCTGGTAGACTGTGAGGAGGTCAGAGTGGAGTCTATTGATGAGCCGAGACCAGTCATCCGCCGAGGATACACCTCCATCGTCAAGAGGGCAGCAAGAGATCGCTCTGCGTCT GTGGACCTCCAGCAGATGGAAGTGTCATGTGACCCAGAGCAGGCTTACTCAGAGGGCTGCTGTGAGCTCTCCAATGTG TGTGGAGGATATGCAGAGATCGGCCTAACAGCTGGAAGAGCATCTTGCAAATGTATGCACGGACAGCCTGGCATCCAGGGCCCTTCAGGGCCAAAG GGTCACATAGGTCTTCCAGGAAAAGCTGGAGACGCCGGACGACAAGGAAATTGG GGGATCCGGGGGAACACAGGAGACTATGGCAACGTTGGCGAGTCAGGCCCAAAG GGTGAAGAGGGCATCAAAGGCGAAAAAGGGATGAGAGGACCTTGGGGCCAAGTG GGAGACAGAGGTCCCAAGGGGCTGAAAGGATTAGAAGGGGCCGCGGGCTTCAAG GGAGTTCGTGGACCACCTGGAGACATCGGAGAGACCGGGGAACAGGGAGAAATT GGCGCTACAGGCGACAGAGGATATGAAGGCATACCTGGGTTTCAGGGAGTTAAG GGTCAAAAAGGGGCCGCTGGTGTCGTAGGGCAGCCTGGACCCAGAGGAAAGCAG GGTATTGTGGGGGATCCTGGAGAAAGGGGAACATCTGGAGAAAAGGGGAAGCCT GGAATCCAAGGACCTGTGGGCAGAGCTGGCACCATTGGAGCGAAG GGCATTATTGGAGATCCGGGTTTACCTGGCAGAGATGGTGATCCAGGAATAGAG GCTTATCAAGGACCACAAGGCCTCAGTGGAAAACTTGGAAAACTTGGAGCAAAG GGGGAGAAAGGCACCCTGGGGTCAGCAGGAGAAATGGGTCCCCAAGGACGAACT GGCCTGAGAGGTTACAAGGGCTCTGCAGGGAAGCCAGGAAGACCTGGATTTATTGGCCCACCTGGACCTACT GGACACGTGGGTGTGCCTGGAAAACCAGGAACCAAG GGTGACACAGGAATCCAAGGAATCAAAGGAGTTAAAAGTGCACAG ggagaaaAAGGAATTAAAGGCCCAAAAGGAAAG GTTGGAGACAGGGGTGAGCAGGGTCCTCAGGGAGGACGGGGGAAGCGTGGGTCTGCAGGCCCACCTGGACGTTCAGGTCCCGTCGGAGTCAAAGGGGTTCGAGGTGAAGGAGGACCAGATGGCTTTCAGGGGCCCCCCGGCCCACCA GGGCCAACCCTCCCTGCTCAACACGTGATCGAGGTTTGTAACAAAGTGGTCCTGGAGCAGATGTCCACCTTTGCCAACTCCGTTAAGAGGACGTGTGCTGCCGTTTGTCCTCTGTATGGGGATGTTCCCATGGGTGCCCCTGGTCCCCCTGGACAGAAAGGACCACCCGGACCTCCT GGGGACCCTGGTAATGATGGCGCTGATGGAGAAGTGGGCCTACCGGGATTCTATGGAGAAGCCGGAGAACCAGGCCAACAAGGAGAAACAG GTGACAGAGGAGAGCAAGGGGATAAAGGAGCCAAGGGTCACGGCCTACCTGGCTTCACCGGAGATCAGGGATCAAAgg GTCAGCGTGGACGTACTGGCAGAGCCTTTAACGGTCAGCCTGGGAAGCAGGGCCAGAGGGGACACATAGGCCAGCCTGGACTCAGGGGCCACCCGGGTCTCAGAGGACCTCCAGGTGTATGTGTCACCTCTGGGTGCACTCAGCTGAACTCAACCGGAGGGACACCTCAACCAGCACCGCGGAGGTTGAGGAATCGCCCATAG